From the Aspergillus puulaauensis MK2 DNA, chromosome 1, nearly complete sequence genome, the window TTTCTTCCTCTATCACTACTCGAGAAAGGAAACCACCAAGAAGACATGGGCTTTCAATCTATGCAATttcaacccaaccaaacAGGAACTGCGCAGGAGTTAGCACGAAACATGCCAGGTGAGGGCGACGACACCAACCGGCCACGCCTCCGCAACCGCGCACTCCGGCCAGCTCCGCCTGACAGTCGGAAAGGCTCAATTGACGCCGAAATGAACCAAGGCGCACCGTTTATGCACTCGTATCCATCAGTGCCGAAATTCTCACCATTTTCATTTAGCAGCGGGGGCCATGACCCGGAATTCGGCGTCGACAATGAACGAGTCTCTCCGCACTCAGATATAAGCAGCAACAAATCCTCGTCACCACTCCGCTGGCAGAACGGAGACACAGACAAGCGCGCGAAGCATCTCGAGCGCAACcgcgcagcagccagcaaatcccgccagaagaagaagcgggagACAGACCAGCTCCGGAACCGGTTCCAGGAGGTCTCTCGCAGAAGGTCTGGCCTTGAGGACGAGATCAAAACCCTGCACAGCCAGTTACTTTCGTTGAAGGACCAGATCCTCATGCACTCGCGGTGCGAGGACGACGCTATTCATATTTACCTCGGCCGCATGGTGAAACAGGCCACGAAGCACGACTCTGTCTCGTCCGCCTCAACGGGTGAACctgccgatgaagatgcaCGTAGCCACGGGCAGGAGTCGGTGGGCTCGATGTCACCACCCCAGGGCTTTCATTCCCATCACGCACATCGAATCCCGATGAGCATGGGTGACACCAGGGGACTGCCATGCGGTATTGAGAAGCCCATGATGCACCACCAGATGTTTGGAGAGCCGCCTGATGCCAATATCTTTGACCTCCAGATGGGTATATCGTAATCGTTCTGTTTCTATATCACGGGAAATTCTGCCTTTGCGGCCTCTGATGTCTATACTTACTATTTTTACTTACGAAATCTGGCGCAAGTTGGTGGAGCGTGGATCTGCCCTTTGAAAAGCGTACTTGTCTTTGAATTTAGCCTATCCTTGGTGTTTTTAAGTATATAGCTGTTACGAATCTGTATGTATCTGTGAGACATAAATATTACCCTCATTTATTTCGACTATTTAATTCGACACTCCATGTGAACACATATATGAACTTGCTAGCACGCCCACTATAGACACTGTAGGCCCCCTGAACTGACCCTGCTTTACATCCCCTAAGCAGTATCCCAACAGCCCAAAGCAATTCCCACAATTTAGAAACTGATCCCCCAAGGGCCTATGTCGGCCCTATGCCCGTGTACATCCAACTTTGGACACCGCCGCCCCTGACGAGTGTGCGGGGAGTATGAGATACTTTTCCATTGGCTTAATAACCAAGAGGAACCAGGAATAATTACTGACAGCGGCATTTATCTGTGCCACGGAGAGAACTCCTGACTGCGGAATATCGGCCAGGTAGTGGATTGGCTATAGAAGGGCGTAGCGGCTCGGAAGATGAGGCCATGGCTCTGTTTTTCTCCAATTTAGTACGTATTATGGGGTTACGTGAGGTACGTGGAAACAGTTGTCGTCTGCTTGATATGGAACTACGCTTGATTCCGATATATAGGTACCGTGGGTATTAGGAGATCTTATTCCACGAATTCTGTATGGCTTATACAGGGAAGGGAAGATCAGGTTGACGTCAGGCATACCTGATCTGCAGCACCAAGATATTCTGCTCCGAACGCTCATCGAGTCCCTATCTAGCTACGTGCTGTGGTGATGATTGACGCCATTATGCGGGAAGTGTGGACACGGGGAATTCACATAAGCGGATGACAGGCGGCCCTGGATTGACACTGGATAGGGCTCCCGAGGAATGCTCCTTTCTGGCATGATTTTCTAAGCTAAGACTTGAATTTTGTCTCGAAGGATATAACAGCTAGAGAGTATACAAAGTGGCTAGACTTATTGCTGCGGTCTCTTCGGGGAAACAGTTCCCTTCAGCTTCGCTGATTCtgtctcgccctcgcccttgacACTCTTTCCGGGCTCATTGATGTAGGGGTTACTGCTGTCGGCATTGTCCAAGCCCTCTTGCTTAGACGACATGGTCCCAAATCCCCCTGGGTCCTTTCTCGTCGCGGGCTGGTCGACCTCGGATGGCGCCTTGCCGCGGGAGCTGTTGCCTTGCAGCAAGTAGTAGGCAGCTGGGATACCGAGGGCTGCGGTGATGACCACCCTGTTCGGTTAGCGTTTACTGGGGCTCTCTTGTGGAAAAGGAGGCAGTACCATGTTGAGTTGTTGTTTCTTTGAGGTGGGGATGGTGCCCCCTCTGTTGCGTAGGTGCGGCGGGTTGAGTTGATGCCAATGGCTCGTGAGACGCGGAAGATACGGGGTGTGGTGAAACTCATGGTGGTAGGTATTGGATGTTGTATATCTCAATGGCAGCTCTACTGGAAGTGAAGTACGATGAAGGGTATATGCAATGCTGCCGAGTATATGGCATGGGTAGGGTGATGATGTAAAGCGATGAAGCTGTCATGATGTCTTGCTCCACCACGACCCAATCAGGAATGTAGCTCCTACGGGGGGACTTGAATGGTGCAGGACAACCCTTGCTATTTTACTAGACTAAGTCGTTCTACCTCGTATGACAAGTGAACAGCAAATATCTTACTCGCTCGGTCCGCCAGTGAacttctccttggccttgtCCATAGCACTGGCAGT encodes:
- a CDS encoding bZIP transcription factor (COG:K;~EggNog:ENOG410PSSN;~InterPro:IPR004827;~PFAM:PF00170,PF07716;~go_function: GO:0003700 - DNA-binding transcription factor activity [Evidence IEA];~go_process: GO:0006355 - regulation of transcription, DNA-templated [Evidence IEA]), which gives rise to MSTQTAFYPTDPSFDPSIAPESLLMRNGFSPQFLPLSLLEKGNHQEDMGFQSMQFQPNQTGTAQELARNMPGEGDDTNRPRLRNRALRPAPPDSRKGSIDAEMNQGAPFMHSYPSVPKFSPFSFSSGGHDPEFGVDNERVSPHSDISSNKSSSPLRWQNGDTDKRAKHLERNRAAASKSRQKKKRETDQLRNRFQEVSRRRSGLEDEIKTLHSQLLSLKDQILMHSRCEDDAIHIYLGRMVKQATKHDSVSSASTGEPADEDARSHGQESVGSMSPPQGFHSHHAHRIPMSMGDTRGLPCGIEKPMMHHQMFGEPPDANIFDLQMGIS
- a CDS encoding uncharacterized protein (COG:S;~EggNog:ENOG410PZ1J;~TransMembrane:1 (o39-57i)); translated protein: MSFTTPRIFRVSRAIGINSTRRTYATEGAPSPPQRNNNSTWVVITAALGIPAAYYLLQGNSSRGKAPSEVDQPATRKDPGGFGTMSSKQEGLDNADSSNPYINEPGKSVKGEGETESAKLKGTVSPKRPQQ